The following are from one region of the Gloeomargarita lithophora Alchichica-D10 genome:
- the rimO gene encoding 30S ribosomal protein S12 methylthiotransferase RimO, protein MPSSVRPKVAFTHLGCEKNRIDTEHMLGLLATAGYRIDSDPETADYVIVNTCSFIEAARQESVRTLVELAEADKKIVITGCLAQHFQGELLAAIPEAVALVGTGDYQHIVQVIDAVEQGQTVLQVTEKPTYIADETVPRYRTTCAPVAYLRVAEGCDYRCAFCIIPHLRGDQRSRSIASIVREAQELADQGVQELILISQITTNYGLDLYGKPRLADLLYALGDVSVPWIRVHYSYPTGLTPEVLRAFRDVPNVLPYIDLPLQHSHPEVLRAMNRPWQREVNDRLLDRIREMLPDAVIRTTFIVGFPGETADHFAHLGDFVERHRFDHVGVFPFSAEAGTPAATLPNPMPEAVKRQRQKTLMQKQQPISLAKHQQYIDRTIDVLIEQENPQTGVKIGRSARFSPEVDGQVYVTGAAPLGRLVPVKITAAAVYDLVGVSV, encoded by the coding sequence ATGCCATCCTCCGTCCGGCCTAAAGTGGCTTTTACCCACCTGGGATGCGAAAAAAATCGCATTGATACCGAGCATATGCTGGGCTTACTGGCAACGGCGGGTTATCGCATAGATAGTGACCCAGAGACGGCGGATTATGTCATCGTCAATACCTGTAGTTTCATCGAAGCCGCCCGACAAGAATCGGTGCGTACCCTGGTAGAGCTGGCCGAAGCGGATAAAAAAATCGTGATCACCGGCTGTCTGGCACAACATTTCCAAGGGGAATTGCTGGCCGCTATCCCGGAGGCAGTGGCCTTGGTGGGCACGGGGGATTATCAGCACATTGTCCAAGTCATTGATGCGGTGGAACAGGGGCAAACTGTCCTCCAGGTCACCGAAAAACCCACCTACATTGCCGATGAAACGGTGCCCCGTTACCGAACTACCTGTGCCCCGGTGGCCTATTTACGGGTGGCGGAAGGGTGTGATTATCGTTGTGCGTTTTGTATCATCCCCCATCTGCGGGGTGACCAGCGTTCCCGCTCCATTGCCTCCATCGTCCGGGAAGCCCAGGAATTGGCCGACCAGGGGGTGCAGGAATTGATTCTTATCTCCCAAATTACCACCAACTATGGGCTGGATTTGTACGGCAAACCCCGCTTGGCTGACTTGCTTTATGCCTTGGGGGATGTGTCCGTGCCGTGGATACGAGTGCATTACAGTTATCCCACCGGGTTGACCCCGGAGGTACTGCGAGCCTTTCGGGATGTCCCGAATGTATTGCCCTACATTGACCTACCGCTACAACATTCTCACCCGGAGGTTTTACGCGCCATGAACCGGCCTTGGCAAAGGGAGGTCAATGACCGCCTGCTCGACCGAATCCGGGAAATGTTACCCGATGCCGTGATTCGGACGACGTTTATCGTCGGTTTTCCGGGGGAAACGGCTGACCATTTTGCCCATTTGGGGGATTTTGTGGAGCGACATCGGTTTGACCATGTGGGGGTGTTTCCCTTCTCGGCGGAAGCGGGGACTCCCGCTGCTACGCTGCCCAATCCGATGCCGGAAGCGGTCAAACGGCAACGCCAAAAAACCCTCATGCAAAAACAACAACCCATTTCTCTCGCCAAACACCAGCAGTATATTGACCGTACTATAGATGTACTAATTGAACAGGAAAATCCTCAAACGGGGGTCAAAATTGGCCGTTCAGCACGCTTTTCCCCCGAAGTGGATGGGCAGGTGTATGTAACCGGGGCGGCCCCATTGGGACGGCTGGTGCCGGTGAAAATTACGGCGGCGGCTGTGTATGATTTGGTGGGGGTGTCGGTTTGA
- the alaS gene encoding alanine--tRNA ligase, with product MPLAGDAIRQKFLEFYAQHSHQVLPSASLIPSDPTVLLTIAGMLPFKPIFLGQQAAPHPRVTTAQRCLRTNDIENVGRTRRHHTFFEMLGNFSFGDYFKAAAIAWAWELVTQGFGLPPEQLAVSVYAEDTETLTLWQEVVGLPPERIQKLGAEDNFWAAGPTGPCGPCSEIYYDFTPQPGAVDLTDEVRFVEIYNLVFMELNRDLQGNVTPLAHKNIDTGMGLERLARILQNVPSNYETDLIFPVIEPMADWVNVNYQKANVEQQLSLKIIGDHLRAVVHLIADGVIPSNVRRGYILRRLIRRLVRHGRLLGLRRSFSAELALTAIDLARPAYPHVAERTTTIQNELHREEQQFLKTLDVGQQLLFDVMTQKPPMIGGKIAFDLAATYGFPVELTAEIAAEHDLTVDTAGYEQEMTKHRELSREGQATVDVLALNQWVELTNELGASVFTGYLNITGTTTVQAILQAGERVSRGDDTCGDLLVILQETPFYAESGGQVGDTGYIQSTDDSMKFRVVDVQKKADLWVHYGRVEQGELTIGMPVQTQVDRWQRVRTQAHHTATHLLQAALQKLIDPHIAQAGSLVTAERLRFDFNCSRALTPAELQQIEWQINRWIIEAHQAQVLTLPLAAAKAKGAMAMFGEKYSDPVRVIDIPGVSMELCGGTHVSNTTEIGLFKIVAETGIASGIRRLEAVAGLGVLDYLNQRDRVVKELTDLFKIKPEEITDRVRELQQEMKSKTKQIEELNTQLARSQALQLLTTTETINGYKLLVGQLGQVDGEALRNVAQELLQKLGKGAVVLGAIPAGDKVTLVAAFSPEVVKLGLQAGRLVGDLAKLCGGGGGGRPNLAQAGGKDPQGLPKALDQARQELRQKLAGQ from the coding sequence ATGCCCTTAGCCGGTGATGCCATTCGGCAGAAATTCCTAGAATTTTACGCCCAGCACAGCCATCAGGTTTTGCCCAGTGCGTCCTTGATTCCCAGCGACCCCACCGTGCTGTTGACCATTGCGGGGATGTTGCCCTTCAAGCCGATTTTTTTGGGTCAGCAGGCCGCCCCCCACCCCCGCGTCACCACAGCGCAGAGATGTTTACGCACCAATGACATTGAAAACGTGGGTCGTACCCGCCGCCACCACACCTTTTTTGAGATGTTGGGCAATTTTAGCTTTGGGGATTATTTCAAAGCGGCGGCCATCGCCTGGGCGTGGGAATTGGTCACCCAGGGGTTTGGCTTGCCCCCGGAGCAGTTAGCGGTGAGCGTGTATGCGGAGGATACGGAAACCCTGACCCTTTGGCAAGAAGTGGTGGGTTTACCCCCGGAGCGCATCCAAAAACTGGGGGCGGAGGATAATTTTTGGGCGGCGGGACCGACGGGACCCTGTGGCCCTTGCTCGGAAATTTACTACGATTTCACCCCCCAACCCGGCGCCGTTGACCTCACGGATGAGGTGCGGTTTGTGGAAATTTATAATCTGGTTTTCATGGAACTCAACCGGGATTTACAGGGGAATGTTACCCCCCTGGCGCATAAAAATATTGATACGGGGATGGGGTTAGAACGGTTAGCTCGCATTCTGCAAAATGTCCCCAGCAATTACGAAACCGATTTGATTTTTCCGGTGATTGAGCCAATGGCTGATTGGGTGAATGTGAATTACCAAAAAGCTAATGTAGAACAGCAATTATCCTTAAAAATCATCGGGGATCACCTCCGGGCGGTGGTGCATTTGATTGCCGATGGGGTAATTCCCAGCAATGTGCGCCGGGGTTATATTTTGCGGCGGTTAATTCGCCGGTTGGTGCGGCATGGACGTTTGTTGGGTTTACGCCGTTCCTTCAGCGCAGAATTAGCCCTAACTGCCATTGATTTAGCCCGCCCCGCCTATCCCCATGTAGCCGAACGGACAACAACGATTCAAAATGAATTGCACCGGGAAGAACAACAATTTTTGAAAACCCTGGATGTGGGGCAACAATTACTTTTTGATGTGATGACCCAAAAGCCCCCAATGATCGGTGGCAAAATTGCTTTTGACCTGGCCGCTACCTACGGTTTTCCCGTGGAATTGACCGCTGAAATTGCCGCCGAACATGATTTAACGGTGGATACGGCGGGTTATGAACAGGAGATGACCAAACACCGGGAACTATCGCGGGAAGGGCAGGCAACCGTGGATGTGTTAGCCCTCAACCAGTGGGTGGAATTAACTAACGAATTGGGGGCAAGTGTATTCACAGGGTACTTAAACATTACGGGGACAACCACAGTACAAGCCATCCTGCAAGCCGGGGAGCGGGTGAGCCGTGGTGATGACACCTGTGGTGATCTGTTGGTGATTTTACAGGAAACCCCCTTCTACGCCGAATCGGGTGGTCAAGTTGGGGATACTGGGTACATTCAAAGTACAGACGATAGTATGAAATTCCGGGTGGTGGATGTGCAAAAAAAAGCCGACCTGTGGGTGCATTATGGCCGGGTGGAGCAGGGGGAATTAACCATCGGGATGCCGGTGCAGACCCAGGTGGATCGCTGGCAGAGGGTTCGTACCCAAGCCCATCACACCGCCACCCATTTACTGCAAGCCGCATTACAAAAGCTGATTGACCCCCACATCGCCCAGGCGGGTTCTTTGGTGACGGCGGAGCGGTTGCGGTTTGATTTTAATTGCTCCCGTGCCCTGACTCCGGCGGAATTGCAACAGATTGAATGGCAGATCAACCGTTGGATCATCGAAGCCCATCAGGCTCAGGTTTTGACCCTACCCCTGGCGGCAGCCAAGGCCAAGGGGGCGATGGCGATGTTCGGCGAAAAGTACAGCGACCCAGTGCGGGTGATTGATATTCCTGGGGTTTCGATGGAACTCTGTGGCGGCACCCATGTGAGCAATACAACAGAAATTGGGTTGTTTAAGATTGTGGCGGAAACGGGTATTGCCAGTGGTATTCGCCGCCTGGAAGCGGTGGCCGGTTTAGGGGTTTTGGACTATCTCAACCAACGGGATCGGGTGGTGAAAGAATTAACCGATTTATTCAAAATTAAGCCCGAAGAAATCACCGACCGGGTGCGGGAATTGCAACAGGAAATGAAATCTAAAACCAAACAAATCGAGGAATTAAATACGCAACTTGCCCGCTCTCAAGCCCTGCAATTATTAACCACCACCGAAACCATCAATGGTTATAAATTATTAGTAGGTCAATTGGGGCAGGTGGATGGGGAAGCCCTGAGAAATGTCGCCCAGGAATTACTGCAAAAATTGGGTAAAGGTGCCGTCGTACTGGGTGCCATCCCCGCAGGAGATAAGGTAACCCTAGTCGCCGCCTTTAGCCCGGAAGTGGTGAAACTGGGGTTACAAGCGGGGCGGTTGGTGGGGGATTTAGCCAAACTTTGTGGGGGTGGCGGCGGTGGCCGACCGAATCTAGCCCAGGCCGGGGGCAAAGACCCCCAGGGTTTACCCAAAGCCCTCGACCAAGCCCGCCAGGAATTGCGACAAAAGTTGGCCGGTCAATAA
- a CDS encoding SDR family NAD(P)-dependent oxidoreductase, with translation MLAGETVLVTGASSGIGWECAQVLADLGVRLLLVARRQERLENLAQELQTNYKIPCLPQALDVRDRLGVQAWFQNLPPEWQCIDVVINNAGLSRGLDKLYEGDIDDWEEMIDTNLKGLLYITRTVLPGMIHRGRGHVVNIGSIAGLAAYPGGNVYCATKAAVRILGDALKQDLLGTPVRVTTINPGLVATEFSPVRFHGDMERAQQVYQGLTPLTGRDVAETVAFCLTRPPHVNIQELTLLPTDQANALLVHRRE, from the coding sequence ATGCTGGCAGGAGAAACGGTATTGGTCACCGGGGCGAGTAGTGGCATCGGCTGGGAATGCGCCCAGGTGTTGGCTGACCTGGGGGTGCGGTTATTGCTGGTGGCACGGCGACAGGAGCGGCTGGAGAATTTGGCGCAGGAATTACAAACGAATTACAAAATCCCCTGTTTGCCCCAAGCCCTAGACGTGCGGGATCGCCTGGGGGTACAGGCATGGTTTCAGAATTTACCCCCAGAATGGCAATGTATTGATGTTGTGATTAATAATGCTGGTCTAAGTCGGGGTTTAGATAAGCTCTACGAGGGCGATATTGACGACTGGGAGGAAATGATTGATACCAACCTGAAGGGATTGCTTTACATCACCCGGACGGTGCTTCCCGGCATGATCCACCGGGGGCGGGGTCATGTGGTGAATATCGGTTCCATTGCCGGACTGGCCGCCTATCCGGGGGGCAATGTGTACTGCGCCACCAAGGCCGCCGTGCGGATATTGGGGGATGCCCTCAAGCAGGATTTGTTGGGAACGCCGGTGCGGGTGACGACGATTAACCCCGGTCTGGTGGCTACGGAATTTTCGCCGGTGCGCTTTCATGGGGACATGGAGCGGGCGCAACAGGTATATCAAGGCTTGACCCCTTTAACCGGGCGGGATGTGGCGGAGACGGTGGCCTTTTGCCTGACCCGCCCCCCCCATGTGAACATTCAGGAACTGACGCTTTTGCCCACCGATCAGGCCAACGCCCTACTGGTACACCGCCGAGAATAG
- the lnt gene encoding apolipoprotein N-acyltransferase has translation MNTQGFYLLFLLVSGALLGLTPGTAWLWPLAWVALVPLWWGTFSDKRPLIRGMLWGAAYHGLALSWLTHLHPLTWLGIPWSLSLVIALTIWLLVTLWGAFWVGVWAWTTSRIRQPLLRLLAGVSLWCGLETLASLTPLWWTTLALTQSPGNPSFLHLGQLSGPVTPTAWIMLVNGVLALAVFYPKKIILPLAVGLFCLGQTLGWFLQVTAPRERVLAYFPVGIIQPNIPNPQRFTPLGRGQMEQRLRSGYETLASQGAEIILTPEGALGQEFTPNHALTSSIQKWQIPLVLGAYGRQNGQLTNSLFMLDRRGEVISRYDKVKMVPLGEFIPFETWLGGWVRRISALPESQSAGTLSQSVRTLTGPVMAGICYDSAFAPIFRTQAQGGGEWIITAANNDPYPPRMMRQHQAQDVLRAIETDRWLVRATNTGISGVISPQGQIIWQAEPQEYATHLARIYRRSNRTIYVRYGDWLTPSLGGIFIMIFLIRWRS, from the coding sequence ATGAACACGCAAGGGTTTTATTTGCTCTTCCTCCTGGTATCCGGCGCACTGCTGGGTCTGACCCCTGGCACCGCCTGGCTGTGGCCGCTCGCCTGGGTCGCTCTGGTACCCCTGTGGTGGGGGACATTTAGCGATAAACGGCCATTGATCCGGGGAATGCTCTGGGGGGCGGCCTATCACGGTCTGGCACTCTCCTGGCTCACCCATTTACACCCCCTCACCTGGTTGGGCATTCCCTGGAGCCTCAGTCTGGTCATTGCCCTAACAATATGGCTCTTGGTTACCCTTTGGGGTGCTTTTTGGGTGGGGGTGTGGGCGTGGACAACCAGTCGGATTCGTCAACCGCTACTGCGTTTGTTGGCCGGGGTCAGCCTCTGGTGTGGGCTAGAAACCCTCGCCAGCCTCACCCCCCTGTGGTGGACGACCCTCGCCCTGACCCAAAGTCCGGGCAATCCCAGCTTTTTACATCTGGGGCAATTATCCGGGCCAGTGACCCCAACCGCTTGGATTATGTTGGTCAATGGCGTACTAGCATTAGCTGTATTTTATCCTAAAAAAATTATCCTGCCCCTGGCGGTAGGTTTATTCTGCCTGGGGCAAACTTTGGGCTGGTTTCTCCAGGTGACCGCCCCTAGGGAACGGGTGCTGGCCTATTTCCCGGTGGGCATCATCCAGCCCAATATCCCCAATCCCCAGCGGTTTACCCCCCTTGGACGCGGGCAAATGGAGCAACGTCTGCGCTCCGGTTATGAAACCCTGGCGAGCCAAGGCGCAGAAATTATCCTCACCCCCGAAGGAGCTTTGGGACAAGAATTTACGCCTAATCATGCCCTGACATCATCAATACAAAAATGGCAAATTCCTTTGGTTTTGGGAGCCTATGGCCGTCAGAATGGGCAACTCACCAATAGTTTATTTATGCTTGACCGCCGGGGTGAAGTCATCAGTCGTTATGACAAAGTAAAGATGGTGCCCCTGGGGGAATTTATCCCCTTTGAGACGTGGCTGGGCGGTTGGGTGCGGCGGATTTCGGCCTTGCCCGAATCTCAAAGTGCCGGAACCCTGTCCCAGTCGGTGCGGACGCTGACCGGCCCGGTGATGGCGGGGATTTGTTATGATTCAGCGTTTGCCCCGATTTTTCGCACGCAAGCCCAGGGGGGCGGGGAATGGATCATCACGGCGGCCAACAATGACCCCTATCCGCCCCGGATGATGCGGCAACACCAGGCTCAGGATGTCCTGCGGGCGATTGAAACTGACCGCTGGCTGGTGCGGGCAACCAATACGGGGATTTCCGGGGTGATTAGTCCCCAGGGGCAAATTATTTGGCAGGCTGAACCCCAGGAATACGCAACCCATTTGGCCCGCATTTACCGGCGCTCCAACCGCACCATTTATGTACGCTACGGGGATTGGCTGACCCCCAGTTTAGGGGGAATTTTCATCATGATTTTTTTAATTCGCTGGCGTTCCTGA
- a CDS encoding M15 family metallopeptidase yields the protein MGIPGLKPYRYHPIQEWGEPLVPIPGDQFTLTLPHPYAKLGAPYGNYSPFSLRQSVLIKLLQAQDYLQQIKPGWRLNIFDGYRPNTVQVFMVEYTYQELLKIQPEIAPTDLLAQVYQIWAVPSDEPATPPPHSTGAAVDLTLIDEYGQAVDMGSPIDECSPRSLPDYYPRESPYAIHRNLLHQTMIHAGFVRHPEEWWHFSWGDQLWAWVTGAPNAHYGRVEEN from the coding sequence ATGGGCATCCCTGGACTCAAACCCTACCGTTATCACCCCATCCAGGAATGGGGCGAACCCCTAGTCCCGATTCCTGGGGATCAATTCACCTTGACCCTGCCCCATCCCTACGCCAAACTCGGCGCCCCCTACGGCAATTATTCCCCGTTTTCACTCCGCCAGAGTGTGTTAATAAAATTATTACAAGCGCAGGATTATTTGCAGCAAATAAAACCCGGTTGGCGGCTGAATATTTTTGATGGCTATCGCCCGAATACGGTACAAGTATTTATGGTGGAATATACTTACCAAGAACTGCTTAAAATCCAGCCGGAAATCGCCCCAACCGACCTACTGGCGCAGGTGTATCAAATTTGGGCGGTACCCAGCGATGAACCCGCCACCCCACCACCCCACAGTACCGGTGCCGCCGTGGATTTAACCCTGATAGATGAATACGGGCAGGCGGTAGATATGGGTTCGCCAATTGATGAATGTTCACCCCGTTCGTTGCCCGATTATTACCCACGAGAAAGCCCGTACGCTATACATCGAAATTTATTACATCAAACCATGATTCACGCCGGTTTTGTACGTCATCCAGAGGAATGGTGGCATTTTTCCTGGGGGGATCAACTGTGGGCATGGGTGACGGGGGCACCCAACGCTCACTATGGGCGGGTGGAGGAGAATTAG
- a CDS encoding adenylate kinase, translating to MNKVAVFGNSGGGKSTLSKRLAEMTGLPLVALDLLQYKSGGRKAPYEEYKVAHDKLLQQDQWIIDGFGSLDTVWERLEIADTLIYLDMPILQHYWWVTKRFLNGFFVPPENWPENSPLLKGTFNSYYTVWLCHKKLTPTYREYVLKAKENKQVYHLQSAKHIKEFYQSIAIADDLRASL from the coding sequence ATGAATAAAGTTGCTGTATTTGGTAATTCTGGCGGCGGCAAATCCACCCTCAGCAAACGTTTAGCAGAAATGACCGGCTTGCCTTTGGTTGCTTTAGACCTTTTGCAATATAAATCCGGTGGTAGAAAAGCTCCCTACGAAGAATATAAAGTTGCCCATGATAAGCTTCTGCAACAAGACCAATGGATCATTGATGGCTTTGGATCGTTGGATACGGTATGGGAAAGACTGGAGATCGCAGATACTTTAATATATTTGGATATGCCAATTTTACAGCACTATTGGTGGGTGACGAAGCGATTCTTAAACGGCTTTTTTGTTCCACCGGAAAATTGGCCTGAAAATAGCCCGCTCTTAAAGGGAACGTTCAATAGTTACTATACAGTTTGGCTGTGCCATAAGAAGCTTACTCCAACGTATCGAGAGTATGTGCTTAAAGCCAAGGAAAACAAACAGGTTTATCATCTTCAGTCGGCTAAACATATCAAGGAGTTTTATCAATCTATAGCAATCGCAGACGATTTACGGGCATCTCTATAA